Below is a window of Musa acuminata AAA Group cultivar baxijiao chromosome BXJ3-11, Cavendish_Baxijiao_AAA, whole genome shotgun sequence DNA.
GGCGAAGAGATCATGCCCATCTCTTACAGTGACCACAACGCCACCTGGCTCGATCCTTACTTCCCCGTCAACTGACAACAATGGTTGCCTCATCGTCGGCAACTTTGCATCCTTGTCTAATTTAATGCttgtatataaataatatttaatgcTTGTCTTTGCATCTCTTTATCTTGATGAAAAACACTTGAACAGTCTTCAACTCAATCTTTATCTCAGAATTCTTTTTGGTTTATATGAGATGCAGTAATAGTGACACTATAGTTTTTCTTTTATTAATTCTGATTTATATGATAATAATGTTACGATCGATATCTTGATATCACACATCGATATTACTTGGCTAATATTTTGACAATATGTGATTGACTACATCATAACCTTCGGATTGGCTAACACCTGTAAATTGGCACCCCATTCAGGCTATTATGCTGTTCTATCTTGTGGTCTCTAAACATCAATCAAGTAGATACAATAGCAAGCAAAAGGATCTGTTTTCCATAGACATACTACAATGTCAAAGGCTTGTTTGCTAGTTTGGGGAAGATTTTACGTAGTTGGTGTTGAATGATGTGAATTAAGAGACAATCGGAGACAATCTTACTCTAAGAATAAGAACTCAGAATAGAGATTTCAGCATTTGGTTCTTCAGCATTCTGACATTACATAGTCCCATCTGCAACAGCTTCAGCTTCAGCATTACATAGTACTGGCAGACAGCCATTACAACCTTTCTCCCCCCCTCCTCTTCAAGTTTGCACAGAACATGGATCACATCAACCCTCCTCCAACTCACGGAAATGCTTCTTGTCCGATCCTCCAAGCTTCTCAAGATACATTTCATGGGTTCACTCGAGAATGTCTTCACTTCCTGATGATAATTCATTGATGAGACTTGAAAGGCATCCATTACGTTACACTTGGCTGAGACAGcgtcggaagaagaagaagaagaagctcgaGCAGTGCCAGAGTGGCGTGGGTCCCACGAGCGAGCCCCGTGGACCCTTGCTCGACCGGAGACAGCAGAGCAACGGTGTGCTTCCGTGTATTGGGCCGCGGGTAACGCGAGAGCTTGGCCCGCCCAACCCTGCAGTACACTTAGGACCCTTGCAGTACACTTAGGACGCGTCATGCTTTATGATTCGTGCTAGATGGTGGCCCGCCCAACCCTGGATCGGGCGAGACAGGAGCGCTCCGGTGTGTGCATCCGCGAATTGGGTCGTGTTAAGCTTGGGCATATGGGCCCCGCTTAATCGGCCCACCTCCCTGCGGGCGCAAACGGGGTAAGGAGAGTGGGCCGTCTATTCCCCATGGGGCGGCAGCTCGTCGTCCTACGACGCGTCAAGCTTTAAGATGCGAGCTAGCTGATGGCCCTTCGCCCCCATTCTTAAACCCTTCTCAGGGAAAGAAACCATCACACATTGCCGCGTCTTGCCATTTCCTCCCACTCCACTGTCGGAACCAAAACCCTAATCCTAAAGCTCTTCCCCCGTCCCGCCTCCATGTCCTCTCCGCCGCCGCCGGCCGACATCGCCTCGCCGTCTCCCACCACCgataggaagaagaaaaagaagaagaaaagcaagGACGAGAACATTCTTCCGTCTCCCTCCGCTGGCGGCCCCGGAGAAGACCAGGATAAGGACTACTTCATCAAACCTCAGTCCCTTACCCCGGCCGTTGACACCTCGTCGTGGCCGATCCTCCTCAAGAACTACGATCGCCTCAATGTCCGCACCGGCCATTACACGCCGCTCCCCGCCGGGCACTCCCCCCTGAAGAGGCCCCTACCGGAGTACCTTCGCTACGGCATCCTCAACCTCGACAAGCCCTCCAATCCCTCCTCCCACGAGGTCGTCGCCTGGATCAAGCGCATCCTCCGCGCTGAGAAGACCGGCCACAGCGGCACCCTCGACCCCAAGGTCACCGGCAACCTCATCGTCTGCATCGACCGCGCCACCCGCCTCGTCAAGTCCCAGCAGGGCGCCGGCAAGGAGTACGTCTGCGTTGCCCGCCTCCACTCTGCCGTCCCTGATGTCGCCAAGGTCGCCCGGGCGCTCGAGACCCTCACCGGTGCGGTGTTCCAGCGTCCCCCGCTTATCTCTGCCGTCAAGCGCGAGCTCCGCATTCGGACCATCTACGAGAGCAAGCTGCTCGAGTACGACCCCGACAGGCACCTGGTCGTCTTCTGGATTTCCTGCCAGGCCGGGACCTATGTCCGTACCCTCTGTGTCCATCTCGGCCTGATCCTTGGGGTCGGTGGGCATATGCAGGAACTGCGGCGGGTCCGCTCAGGGATTCTTGGCGAGAAGGATAATATGGTGACGATGCACGATGTGTTGGATGCACAATGGATGCATGACAATTTCAAGGACGAGAGCTACTTGAGGCGGGTGGTGATGCCATTGGAGGTGCTGCTCACTAGCTACAAGAGGCTGGTTGTTAAGGATTCCGCTGTGAATGCTATTTGTTATGGCGCAAAGCTGATGATTCCTGGACTGTTGAGGTTTGAGAATGATATAGAGGTTGGAGAGGAGGTTGTGCTGATGACTACAAAAGGAGAAGCTATCGCTCTGGGAATTGCTGAGATGACAACGGCTGTGATGGCAACGTGTGATCATGGATCAGTTACAAGAATAAAGAGAGTGGTGATGGATAGAGATACCTACCCTAGGAAGTGGGGCCTTGGACCAAGAGCATTGGCGAAGAAAAAGATGATTGCGGGTGGCCTGCTGGACAAGCATGGGAAGCCAAATGAGAAGACACCAGCCGAGTGGCTCAGGAATTTGGTGCTACCGACTGGTGGAGATTCGATGGTGGCCAGCCTTGCAGCAGCACCGGAATCGGTGGCACCAAAGGATGAGGTAGCAGCTGAAGAAGTGAAGGTagataagaaaaagaagaagaaacacaaAGACAAAGATGGTGGTTGCGATGATGAAGATGGTGGTGAAGGGCGGAAGCGCAAATTGGAGGATGCCAGAGAAGTACCTGCTGCTAAGAAGGTAAAGATTGAAAAACCTCAGGATGTTATCCTGGATGCTGAATCGAAGAAGTTGGAGGATGTGGAGGAAGTTGAGCAAgcacaagatgaggagaagagtgagaagaagaaaaagaaaaaaaagaaggttaaagagggagaagaagcagAATTAGCTGATGGAGAGAAGGTAgtagagaaagaaaagaagaaaaagaagagtagTAAAAACAAAAGTGAAGCAGGTTCTTCTGATGAAGAGCAGTTAacagaggaaaaaaagaaaaagaagaagaggagcaaagagGACAATAATGGTGAAGAAACTGAACTTCCTCTCAGCTTAACTGGTGACACTGAAGAGGTAAAGACAAgtaagaaggagaaaaagaaaaagaagaaccgTGATGCAGAGGGAACAACAGCATGAGTAAGCGGATCATATCTTTTGAGGATGCCACCATATAACAGTTTATTTAAACTGTTTCTGGTTACCCAATTTGGGTTATAATATCTGCATTTCTGTTTTTCATTTCTGCAAACTAGAGTAATTTATGATGCAGGAAAAAATTAATGCCTAGTTCTTTCGGTTGGTATTTATGTGCCTTTCTTTATTTTCAAGATTATGTACTGGAGACTAGTTGTATTTGTCAGGAGGATATGCCTAGAGCATCTATTTACTGAGGACTTCTAGTTGTGATTGTAATCTTTGTCATCAATCACCAACTCCTTTTATTGTTACACTTGGGACAAATAAAACATTAATGCCATGTTTTGGATTCATGGACATTATGTTACATTTCTGTTAGAATCAATATGCTATTTTAACTTTTATTAGTTGAGATGCTATAACTTTGCATTTCTGTAGAATCAATATTATAATACTTTTGtatcaatttttatattattttcgttTGCTGAGTAATACCATTGCTTGAATGTCAGTTGTGAATTGTCATTTCAAATTTTTGATAGGAAGGTTGTATATGTAGCATATAGAAACTTTATGTGCATTGCATGAATTAAAAGTATCGTGAATTACCATGTTATAACTGTTTAATTTAACCATATTTGCGTGTTGTATGTTGGTGAATTGGATCTTTTCAGCCAAAAGAACATCTTTTGGCCCCTTTCTTAAATATGATGTTTCTGTGGATGCTTGGCTAGAAACCGACTTTTGAGTGATGACTGCCATGTGGGAGAATATTGATTGTGGTTATATTTTTTCTAGTGCTCATAATAATTTACTGTTTATCCTTGTTCCATGTGGTTATTTTCAGCATTGATAGATTCTTTACAAATTTTCTGAAAGAGGCAAGAAGACAGGTCTACCATGATTATTTGTTGTGATTTTATAAACAGAGGATTAAGCAACTGATTATCTGTTGTGATTTCATAAACAGAGGATTAAGCAACTGATTTGGACATACACTGGTGCACATTCAGCtgtattattatatgcatgagacTCACCTTTTACAGGCCCCAGATTTGTCAGATATTTTAggaactttgcttttgatttttcATAACTTGGCTTTCAGAGTTTCCAGTTCCTTCTGCTTGGCATGTTCCATTACAACTCTCATTATCCTGTGGTGCCTTGACAATTTATGAAAGAGTTTCCATGAGATGATGCTTGTCCAAAGTTCAGGTCTTGCAAGTCAGTGAGTTTTCTTTTCCCAcacattttatattttaacaGAAATGCTACTCGTGTTCTGACTTTGATGTTAAATATATTAGAGTTACTTTTGTGATAGTAtgattaatgatatttttctaaacaGGACTCAATGGTGGGAATAATATTTCTGTAGCTGACCCAAAATAGACTTTACATTTTGTCTTTGTCGCTGATGGCATTATGTTCTGTATTTTCTGATCCTTGTTTTCTGCTACCATGTTTCTTTTATGGTACACTCAATAAACGGATTTATAATCCATTATCTGCTTCACCTTCTCTTGCACGTTATGCTTGGTTTTGCTAATTATCTGTGTCTATGATGACTGCTTTTCCTCGATACCTGAGAATATGGGACTTTGACATACAATGTATCTATCACTGAACATTATGTTTTTTTTGTTTCTCGAAATTCCTCTTATAGTTCGTGGTATATAGTTTGTACCGGATATGCTTATCAGAGTTGCTGTTTGAGATTTTgagactgatgattttgctttgggatttatgaatataataatttaCACTATTAATTGTCAGCACCACCGAGAATGAGACTTACAGGTAATATAACTGTAAGAAGTTACAAGGCAATGGAGCTAGACACTTAAAAGATTTTGGGTCTTAGTTCTAGCCAAATGGTTTAATCTAGTTTTAGTGGCCCAGTTTGTATCACGATTTAGTAGCTAGTGGCAACTGAACCACTCTTGGCCTTGTCTGGTTTGATAGAGTTGGATCTGTTTGGTTGCCCATCGGTGTTACCCCTCCATTGATGGTTCATTCATTCAGTTATATTGTATATCATGTCTGGTTCATGAGATGGCTTTGCTGAAATGCCTGTGTGTACATTAAAAAGGATTGTCTAGGTTGGCTATGGTACCAAAATAATTGGTGTTAAGCTTAGGCAGACAACAGGTTATGTTCCCCATTTTGAATTGAAGCAGGATAGCCAATGTCAAACTCCAACCTTACTGACTCACCACCTGGTGCAATAAGTTACTGGGGTTCCAACATGACTTAGATGATACGTTACAAGTTCCTGATTACTTTATGCCGCCAGCTTTATGGTAGTTGCATAACAGGATAGATAGTTTACTTCAGTCTATTTAAACATGCTCTTAGATTTCAAGTATTTATCAAACTAAACCATGGATTACGGACTGGCTCATCAACCACAATAAAGTTATATTTATCTCCGGGGTTGTTGGATGTAGACCAGGGCAGGTTGGGTTGGTTTGGAGGTGAATCCTAGTCCTAGCTCCAACAACACGTGGAGCCCTCAGCTACAACTGGAGGCCGCCTTGCATCAGGTTTGTGCTTTCTAGAACCCTAATTTAACTTTACATCTGGTTTTGGCTATTGTTGGGTCTGTATCTGGCTTAGAGTAATGAAGATTTTTTGTTCTCGTCCTTTGTGTTGTACAGAAGTTGAGAGGGGTGATCGGAGCAGTTGATCAAACTGATGGTCTAATGAGAATAAAGGCAGTAATGAAAAAGTTGAGTATCGCCAGATTCAGTTAGGTTGGTATCTAATTACCCTAAAATCTGACGCCTTgttaaaatacagattaaaaaacTGATTCCACTCTGCAACTTCTAACAGTGATTAAAATACAGGCTACTGTATGAACAAGACATAGAATGATGTTGCTGGAGTTCTTTTGGTATATGGGTGAAAGTTTATTGTAGAAGAGAAGGTGGTCCAGTAATTAGGATAGGACTGTTCATTAGCTTAATCCTTAGTACTGAGAATGAAAGTTGTGCTTTTACCGACATATCGTCGTCACAACGGAAAATAGGGTAATGGGATAGAAGGAAGAGGTGGACCATGAGGACTCCAAGTTACATCCAGCCCTAGTTCAGCACTACTTGTGCTTTACTTGCTTGGAAAGGCTACCTTACCTATTGATGATCTTTGGGGACAGAATAATTGACCCTCTTACCATCCAACCTTCatcatcatgatttttcttgcataGGCACAGTCCCCTGAGAGGAAACGGCTGTGCCACAAGACAAACACACACACCTCATGGATCACGACTCCTGAGCTATCCCATTAATCATCCCTCTTATGTTCATCTTTACATCCTTCTGctacatgatgaagaatcttgaggaGGAAAAACAAAAGGTTATGAGATGTTTGATGAAGTTAATAAGT
It encodes the following:
- the LOC103971586 gene encoding H/ACA ribonucleoprotein complex subunit 4-like, which gives rise to MSSPPPPADIASPSPTTDRKKKKKKKSKDENILPSPSAGGPGEDQDKDYFIKPQSLTPAVDTSSWPILLKNYDRLNVRTGHYTPLPAGHSPLKRPLPEYLRYGILNLDKPSNPSSHEVVAWIKRILRAEKTGHSGTLDPKVTGNLIVCIDRATRLVKSQQGAGKEYVCVARLHSAVPDVAKVARALETLTGAVFQRPPLISAVKRELRIRTIYESKLLEYDPDRHLVVFWISCQAGTYVRTLCVHLGLILGVGGHMQELRRVRSGILGEKDNMVTMHDVLDAQWMHDNFKDESYLRRVVMPLEVLLTSYKRLVVKDSAVNAICYGAKLMIPGLLRFENDIEVGEEVVLMTTKGEAIALGIAEMTTAVMATCDHGSVTRIKRVVMDRDTYPRKWGLGPRALAKKKMIAGGLLDKHGKPNEKTPAEWLRNLVLPTGGDSMVASLAAAPESVAPKDEVAAEEVKVDKKKKKKHKDKDGGCDDEDGGEGRKRKLEDAREVPAAKKVKIEKPQDVILDAESKKLEDVEEVEQAQDEEKSEKKKKKKKKVKEGEEAELADGEKVVEKEKKKKKSSKNKSEAGSSDEEQLTEEKKKKKKRSKEDNNGEETELPLSLTGDTEEVKTSKKEKKKKKNRDAEGTTA